A genomic window from Cryobacterium sp. SO2 includes:
- a CDS encoding helix-turn-helix transcriptional regulator — MAIVINLDVELAKKKMSVTDLAAGIGLAVANVSILKNGRAKAVRFSTLDAICAVLGCQPGDILTYVPDEEH, encoded by the coding sequence ATGGCGATCGTGATCAACCTCGATGTGGAGCTGGCGAAGAAGAAGATGTCGGTGACTGACCTGGCCGCCGGTATCGGCCTGGCCGTGGCGAACGTGTCGATCCTCAAGAACGGCCGTGCCAAGGCCGTGCGGTTCTCCACCCTCGACGCCATCTGTGCCGTGCTGGGCTGCCAGCCCGGCGACATCCTCACCTACGTGCCCGACGAGGAGCACTGA